A window from Heteronotia binoei isolate CCM8104 ecotype False Entrance Well chromosome 15, APGP_CSIRO_Hbin_v1, whole genome shotgun sequence encodes these proteins:
- the FGF21 gene encoding fibroblast growth factor 21 → MAEKRSSLGIPFANSILLPSYCPSAGPAPAMLAISASLQSMWYFFFLSLLFWATLAPTALAFPLPNSSPLYQFEGQVRLRHLYTADEQTHLFLEILQDGRVRGSKHQNPFSLLEIKAVKPGVIRIQGMKTSRFLCMTSSGHLYGSEHYSEESCNFRETVLRDGYNLYYSEHYDIPVSLSSAGVLLRNRQLPPFSQFLPLVNRIPLDPLFVDYDFYEQVPNIESADPLSMIDQAPSFRSPSYVF, encoded by the exons ATGGCTGAGAAGCGGAGCTCACTGGGCATCCCTTTTGCCAATTCTATCCTCTTGCCATCTTACTGTCCCTCAGCTGGGCCTGCACCAGCCATGCTGGCCATTTCCGCTTCTCTCCAAAGTATGTGGTACTTCTTTTTCCTTAGCCTGCTTTTCTGGgccaccttggcccccacagcttTAGCCTTTCCCCTGCCCAATTCCAGCCCCCTTTATCAGTTCGAAGGGCAGGTCCGCCTTCGCCACCTCTACACAGCAGATGAGCAAACACATCTCTTTCTGGAGATCTTGCAGGACGGCAGAGTACGCGGCTCCAAACACCAGAACCCTTTCA GTTTGTTGGAGATCAAAGCTGTAAAGCCAGGAGTTATTCGGATTCAGGGCATGAAAACCTCTCGCTTCCTCTGCATGACCTCCAGTGGGCATCTCTATGGTTCG GAACACTACTCAGAGGAGTCATGCAATTTCCGTGAGACTGTCCTCCGTGATGGCTACAATCTCTACTACTCTGAACACTATGATATTCCAGTCAGCCTCAGCTCGGCGGGGGTCCTATTGCGGAATCGTCAGCTACCCCCATTCTCCCAGTTCCTGCCCTTGGTCAACCGGATCCCTCTCGACCCTCTGTTTGTTGACTATGACTTCTATGAACAAGTGCCCAACATCGAGTCTGCTGACCCCTTGAGCATGATAGACCAAGCCCCCAGCTTCAGGAGTCCCAGTTATGTCTTCTGA